Proteins encoded by one window of Bacillus sp. DTU_2020_1000418_1_SI_GHA_SEK_038:
- the argS gene encoding arginine--tRNA ligase has translation MNSVEQMQEKLKQEIKAAVIKANLATEEQIPNVILETPKEKAHGDYSTNMAMQLARVAKKAPKMIAEALIANFDKSQASIEKMEIAGPGFINFYMDNSYLTNLIPAVLEAGDGYGETNVGGNQKVQVEFVSANPTGDLHLGHARGAAVGDSLCNILAKAGYDVSREYYINDAGNQINNLAYSVEARYFQALGLEKEMPADGYHGEDIIGIGKKLAEEFGDKYVHTDEKERFNFFREYGLKIEMAKLKADLEEFRVPFDVWYSETSLYHNGKIDTALQKLKDNGHIYEEEGATWFRSTTFGDDKDRVLIKNDGSYTYLTPDIAYHKDKLERGFEKLINIWGADHHGYIPRMKAAIQALGYDRDALEVEIIQLVHLYKNGEKMKMSKRTGKAVTMRDLVEEVGLDATRYFFAMRSADTHMDFDLDLAVSESNENPVYYAQYAHARICSILRQGEEQGLTVSSSADFSLISAEKEIDVLKKLGEFPQAVGEAAQKRLPHRITNYIFELASAFHSFYNAEKVLDTLHPERTQARLALIKAVKTTLKNALALIGVSAPEKM, from the coding sequence TTGAACAGTGTAGAACAAATGCAAGAAAAGCTGAAACAGGAAATAAAAGCAGCTGTCATCAAAGCGAATTTAGCGACTGAAGAACAAATTCCAAACGTTATTTTGGAAACGCCGAAGGAAAAGGCACATGGGGATTATTCCACGAATATGGCGATGCAGCTTGCACGCGTAGCGAAAAAGGCGCCGAAAATGATTGCGGAGGCCCTGATTGCAAATTTTGATAAATCGCAAGCCTCAATTGAAAAAATGGAGATTGCAGGTCCAGGATTTATTAATTTTTACATGGACAACAGCTATTTAACGAACTTAATTCCTGCTGTACTTGAAGCAGGCGATGGGTACGGGGAAACGAATGTCGGAGGAAATCAAAAGGTTCAGGTTGAGTTTGTATCTGCCAATCCGACTGGGGACCTTCACCTTGGGCATGCGCGTGGTGCGGCTGTAGGGGATTCTTTGTGCAATATTTTAGCGAAAGCTGGCTACGATGTTTCACGCGAATATTATATTAATGATGCGGGAAACCAGATTAATAATCTTGCGTATTCAGTTGAAGCCCGTTACTTCCAGGCATTAGGATTGGAAAAAGAAATGCCTGCTGACGGCTACCATGGCGAGGATATTATTGGAATTGGGAAAAAGCTTGCTGAGGAATTCGGCGACAAATACGTTCATACTGACGAAAAAGAGCGCTTCAACTTCTTCCGTGAATATGGATTAAAGATTGAAATGGCAAAGCTAAAAGCTGACCTAGAAGAATTCCGTGTGCCGTTTGATGTGTGGTATTCTGAAACATCTCTATATCATAATGGAAAAATTGATACGGCTTTACAAAAATTAAAGGACAACGGCCATATTTATGAGGAAGAAGGGGCAACATGGTTCCGTTCGACCACATTTGGCGATGATAAAGACCGCGTTTTGATCAAAAATGACGGTTCTTATACGTACTTAACACCAGATATTGCGTACCACAAGGATAAGCTGGAGCGCGGCTTTGAAAAGCTGATTAATATTTGGGGAGCTGACCATCACGGCTATATTCCGCGTATGAAAGCAGCTATTCAAGCATTAGGCTATGACCGTGATGCACTTGAAGTAGAAATTATTCAGCTCGTTCATTTATACAAAAACGGCGAAAAAATGAAAATGAGTAAACGGACAGGAAAAGCGGTAACGATGCGTGATCTAGTGGAAGAGGTAGGCTTAGATGCAACTCGTTATTTCTTTGCAATGAGAAGCGCGGATACGCATATGGACTTTGACCTAGATTTAGCCGTTTCCGAGTCTAATGAAAACCCTGTTTATTATGCGCAATATGCTCATGCGCGGATTTGCAGTATTTTACGACAGGGCGAAGAGCAGGGATTAACGGTGAGCAGCTCAGCAGATTTCTCCTTGATTTCAGCTGAAAAGGAAATTGACGTTTTGAAGAAGCTGGGTGAATTCCCACAAGCAGTCGGTGAAGCCGCACAAAAACGGTTACCGCACCGAATCACCAATTATATTTTCGAATTGGCATCTGCGTTCCACAGCTTCTACAACGCTGAGAAAGTATTGGATACCTTGCACCCAGAACGGACGCAAGCAAGACTGGCATTAATCAAAGCAGTAAAAACCACATTGAAAAACGCACTTGCATTAATTGGAGTATCGGCTCCGGAGAAAATGTAA
- a CDS encoding DUF1934 domain-containing protein — translation MSTRPAEQMPVKINVKTDIRDGQSKDTFELIAFGRYYIKENARFLQYEEAMEEGMAKTIIKVSDKEGLILRSGAVKMRLPFIMNKRLKGSYHTPYGVFEIDTMTKRLDHQFDEQTGTGSIDLLYEMKMQGASTGTYHLSIHFQEEEES, via the coding sequence TTGTCTACTAGACCAGCGGAGCAAATGCCTGTTAAAATTAACGTGAAGACAGATATTCGGGATGGGCAAAGCAAAGATACTTTTGAACTCATCGCATTTGGTCGATACTATATAAAAGAAAATGCCCGCTTTCTTCAATATGAAGAAGCCATGGAAGAAGGAATGGCAAAAACGATTATCAAAGTATCTGATAAAGAAGGTCTTATATTGCGAAGCGGTGCAGTGAAAATGAGGCTCCCTTTTATCATGAATAAAAGGCTTAAAGGAAGCTACCATACACCTTATGGCGTGTTTGAAATCGATACGATGACAAAAAGGCTGGATCACCAGTTTGACGAGCAAACGGGGACCGGGTCTATCGATCTTTTATATGAAATGAAAATGCAAGGCGCTAGCACAGGTACATATCATTTATCTATTCATTTCCAAGAGGAGGAAGAAAGTTGA
- the speB gene encoding agmatinase, with the protein MRFDEAYSGNVFIKSHPNYEESEAVIYGMPMDWTVSYRPGSRFGPARIREVSIGLEEYSPYLERELEEVKYYDAGDIPLPFGNPQKSLDLIEEFIDQLLAEGKFPIGMGGEHLVSWPVFKAMYKKYPDLAIIHMDAHTDLRENYEGEPLSHSTPIRKACDLIGPQNIFSFGIRSGMKEEFQWAKEVGMHISKFDVLEPLKAILPKLAGRPVYVTIDIDVLDPAHAPGTGTVDAGGITSKELLASIHEIARSNVKVVGCDLVEVAPIYDPSEQTANTASKLIREMILGWVK; encoded by the coding sequence GTGCGTTTTGATGAAGCATACTCTGGCAATGTTTTTATAAAAAGCCATCCGAATTACGAGGAAAGTGAAGCGGTCATTTACGGAATGCCGATGGACTGGACCGTCAGTTACCGTCCGGGTTCCCGTTTTGGCCCTGCCCGCATTCGTGAGGTGTCTATTGGGCTCGAGGAATATAGCCCTTATTTAGAGCGCGAATTAGAAGAAGTGAAATACTATGATGCCGGTGATATTCCGCTTCCATTCGGAAATCCGCAAAAAAGCTTGGATTTAATTGAGGAATTTATTGACCAGCTTTTAGCAGAGGGAAAATTCCCGATTGGCATGGGTGGAGAGCATTTAGTTTCATGGCCGGTTTTTAAAGCAATGTATAAAAAATATCCCGATTTAGCAATTATTCATATGGATGCACATACGGATCTGCGTGAGAATTACGAAGGGGAGCCATTATCCCACTCAACGCCAATCCGCAAAGCATGTGATCTAATCGGGCCTCAAAATATATTTTCCTTTGGCATCCGTTCCGGTATGAAGGAAGAATTCCAATGGGCAAAAGAAGTCGGCATGCACATTTCGAAATTTGATGTGTTAGAGCCGTTAAAAGCAATCCTGCCAAAGCTTGCGGGACGTCCGGTATATGTAACAATCGATATTGATGTGCTTGACCCTGCACATGCTCCGGGAACTGGCACTGTGGACGCAGGAGGCATTACTTCGAAGGAGCTTTTAGCTTCCATTCATGAAATTGCCCGCTCTAATGTAAAAGTGGTGGGCTGCGATCTTGTAGAGGTTGCACCTATCTACGACCCGTCCGAGCAAACAGCTAACACAGCAAGCAAGCTTATTCGGGAAATGATTTTGGGCTGGGTGAAATAA